The Rhodothermales bacterium region TTCCGATTCTAATTTTGTTGAGTGTGTCCTCTGCTTTAATGCCGGGGCTCGGCCGCCAATTTGATTTCGGTGACTACCGCACCACAACCATCCTCCTTGTCTCTACGAAAGATCCGGCGGAGATCCGATACAGGTAGATGCCGCTCGCGAGTCCTCTGGCATCGAACTGCACCGTGTGATCCCCCGCCGTCTCAATACCGTCGAGTACCGTAGCGACTCGGCGTCCGAGCAGGTCGAAGATGTGCA contains the following coding sequences:
- a CDS encoding T9SS type A sorting domain-containing protein, yielding HIFDLLGRRVATVLDGIETAGDHTVQFDARGLASGIYLYRISAGSFVETRRMVVVR